A region of the Candidatus Peregrinibacteria bacterium genome:
ATCTTTTCTTATATGTTCTGCTTTGAATAGTATGACTGCTCTCGGAATGCCAAAAAGTTACAAAATAGTATGAAAACCTTAGAAAAAGAAAATTGCTCTTTCCTGAGTCTCTATATTATGATTTGTGCAACAAAGTCATTCTTAATTGATCAATTCGTAATTGACTAAAAGATTCTCTTCTGCACGAGCGCCATAAACACACCGAGCATGAGGTATCCGTTAAATACTTCGATATCGACAATAAATCTTGAAATAACATCAGAAGCGACCACATCTCCAAGTCCAAGCGTCGTAAATGTGGCGATAGAAAAATGAAAAGCGTCATACCAATGGATTGCATCACTACTGAAAGGAATGTGGAGATTCCCGATAAAAATGTAGAGAAGTGCGTAGAATGTGACGGAAATAAGGCATGAGATTCCCCATCGCAAAAAACTGAGCCCATAGAGAGAAGTAAATTCCCAGAATTTGTATGTAGAGAATTTTCCCCACTTTCTTTTGAATCGGAAAGAACTCTGTCGATAGCGCATTTTTTCCAAATATGCTTTTTGCTCCGCAAATTTATAGTCCTTTTTCCGATAAATAGCGCTCAGAATGGTGAAATATCGCTCCATGAGGTGATAGAAAACGCTCATTTGGGAAATGACCAATTTGTCGCTGCGATTTTCATGGAGTTTTTCCAAATACTTCTCTTCTTGTACACGAAAACACTCAATGAGCTCCTCAAAATAATGCTTTTCAAGTTCCGTCTCAAAGAGAGCAGTGCTTTTGAGCGAAATTCTTAACAAATAGTAGAAATATGCCCCTCTCGTCTCATAGGCATCTTCTGGAAGCTCTGCCAATTTTTCCTCAAAAACTTCATGTGCTTCATGAAGATGTACCGGGAGCTCCTCATAATCTATCGCTGCTATAGCTTCATGAATTTCCATGAAAAATGTGTAATATATCGCTGAATTATACCAAAATACTACTAAAAACTCAATTAAGAACTTGTAAAGAGAGAAGTTTTGATGATACCGGAGAGAATTTGTTATTATGGAAGACGCTCTTTCATTCTTAAATCTTATGAAAAAATTCTTCCAGACAAAACCAAATCCTGAGAGTGCTGAACTCCTCTTGCGCCTTGGAATTGGAGTATTCGTGCTGCTTGCTGGTATTAGTAAATTTCAAATGGGAGTGTCGAATTTTGTGAAAAGCACTGCTTCAGGGTTTGAATCTTCTTTTCTTCCGATG
Encoded here:
- a CDS encoding two pore domain potassium channel family protein; translation: MEIHEAIAAIDYEELPVHLHEAHEVFEEKLAELPEDAYETRGAYFYYLLRISLKSTALFETELEKHYFEELIECFRVQEEKYLEKLHENRSDKLVISQMSVFYHLMERYFTILSAIYRKKDYKFAEQKAYLEKMRYRQSSFRFKRKWGKFSTYKFWEFTSLYGLSFLRWGISCLISVTFYALLYIFIGNLHIPFSSDAIHWYDAFHFSIATFTTLGLGDVVASDVISRFIVDIEVFNGYLMLGVFMALVQKRIF